Proteins co-encoded in one Arachis hypogaea cultivar Tifrunner chromosome 11, arahy.Tifrunner.gnm2.J5K5, whole genome shotgun sequence genomic window:
- the LOC112721995 gene encoding uncharacterized protein → MSVDALGRLCELLKVQGGLRDECRISIPEQVIAFLIILAHHKKNRTLQVRFYRSGETISRYFNKVLSSVIRVQSLLFAKAVPVPDDYIDPRWKWFKGCLGALDGTYIDVTVPEKDKSRYRTRKGKISTNVLCVCNRDMNFVYALSGWEGSASDSKILRDAISRRNNLKIPIGNYYLVDAGYTNCKGFLAPYRHTRYHVQEWAHGRNAHRNF, encoded by the exons ATGAGCGTAGATGCATTAGGAAGATTGTGTGAGTTACTAAAAGTTCAAGGTGGATTAAGAGATGAATGTCGTATAAGTATACCTGAACAAGTGATTGCGTTTTTAATAATACTAGCTCATCATAAAAAGAATCGCACGCTTCAAGTTAGATTTTATAGGTCAGGAGAAACAATAAGTAGGTATTTCAACAAGGTGTTATCCTCGGTCATACGTGTCCAAAGTCTATTGTTTGCAAAAGCTGTTCCTGTTCCAGATGACTACATAGATCCCAGATGGAAATGGTTTAAG GGTTGTCTAGGAGCATTAGATGGAACATATATAGATGTGACTGTCCCTGAAAAAGATAAATCAAGATACCGAACAAGAAAAGGTAAGATATCAACTAATGTCCTATGCGTATGCAATCGAGATATGAACTTTGTGTACGCACTTAGTGGATGGGAAGGATCCGCTTCGGATTCAAAAATCCTTAGAGATGCCATTTCACGTCGTAATAACCTCAAGATACCAATTG GGAATTATTATTTAGTAGATGCGGGTTATACTAACTGCAAGGGATTTCTAGCACCATATAGGCATACTCGATACCACGTTCAAGAATGGGCTCATGGTAGAAATGCTCATAGGAATTTTTGA